The following are encoded together in the Tepidiforma bonchosmolovskayae genome:
- a CDS encoding crotonase/enoyl-CoA hydratase family protein: MPYEHIATELSDGILTITLDRPEQLNAFTATMQRELIAAFDEADADDAVRVIVVTGRGRAFCAGADLSAGPSTFDAGARGRPTDIREYRDGGGMVTLRIFELKKPIIAAINGPAVGVGVTMTLAMDVRLASENARFGFVFARRGIVPEAASSWFLPRAVGIQQAMEWVATGRVFDAQEALRGRLVRSVHPPEELLPAAYALAREIADNTSAVSVALSRQLMWRGLVADHPMKAHMADSRGILIMGASPDVKEGVAAFLEKRRPNFTMSVSKDLPDLFPFYKTPEFE; encoded by the coding sequence ATGCCCTACGAACACATCGCGACCGAACTCTCCGACGGCATTCTCACCATCACCCTCGACCGCCCAGAGCAGCTCAACGCCTTCACGGCCACTATGCAGCGCGAGCTCATCGCCGCATTCGACGAAGCCGACGCCGACGACGCCGTCCGCGTCATCGTCGTCACCGGCCGCGGCCGCGCCTTCTGCGCCGGCGCCGACCTCTCCGCCGGGCCCTCCACCTTCGATGCCGGCGCCCGCGGCCGCCCGACCGATATCCGCGAGTACCGCGACGGCGGCGGCATGGTCACCCTCCGCATCTTCGAACTGAAGAAGCCCATCATCGCCGCGATCAACGGCCCGGCGGTCGGCGTTGGCGTGACCATGACGCTCGCCATGGATGTCCGCCTCGCCAGCGAAAACGCCCGCTTCGGCTTCGTCTTTGCCCGGCGCGGCATCGTCCCCGAGGCCGCCAGCTCCTGGTTCCTCCCCCGCGCCGTCGGCATCCAGCAGGCGATGGAGTGGGTGGCCACCGGCCGCGTCTTCGACGCCCAGGAGGCGCTCCGCGGCCGCCTCGTCCGCTCCGTCCACCCGCCCGAGGAGCTGCTGCCCGCCGCCTATGCCCTCGCCCGCGAAATCGCCGACAACACCTCGGCCGTCTCCGTCGCGCTCAGTCGCCAGCTGATGTGGCGCGGGCTCGTCGCCGACCACCCGATGAAGGCCCACATGGCCGACTCCCGCGGCATCCTCATCATGGGCGCCAGCCCCGACGTCAAAGAGGGCGTCGCCGCCTTCCTCGAAAAGCGCCGGCCGAACTTCACCATGTCCGTCTCGAAGGACCTGCCCGACCTCTTCCCCTTCTACAAAACCCCCGAATTCGAATAA
- a CDS encoding ribonuclease H-like domain-containing protein, which translates to MFERDAQGLRERLRAALHQPVRRDTGAFDRSVTERADLSRLGGRWFETPLGPGYVIESVYDAGHYHGDVPLRRALALPLGRLAQQVRDARLAELEPARLRFVDTETTGLGGAGTMVFLCGVARFEGTELRLRQYLLPGPEYEGGLLGGLGEELEEAGGLVSYNGKAFDIPALETRYVLARMRPRLRDLPHLDLLHPNRRLFKGAFSSHRLAVVERELLGFEREDDCPSAEVPERYRWFARTGDPTHILPVLRHNAWDVLSLVALAAHLGSSCDDPGRPLQAARAAAYAGDWLEAAARYEAAIAQGLPRAERLEALEQAARAYQKAGAWEQAAACWERLIGEPRSRRVAPYVELAKLRERRLGDRPGALALMEEVVALAERGLVRPGSGEYGMEALRRRLGRLRGGGSGEQG; encoded by the coding sequence ATGTTCGAACGGGATGCGCAGGGGCTGCGGGAGCGGCTCCGGGCTGCGCTGCACCAGCCGGTCCGGCGGGATACCGGGGCGTTCGACCGGAGCGTGACGGAGCGGGCCGACCTCTCGCGGCTGGGGGGCCGGTGGTTCGAGACGCCGCTGGGGCCGGGGTACGTCATCGAGAGCGTGTACGATGCCGGGCATTACCACGGTGACGTGCCGCTCCGGCGGGCGCTTGCGCTGCCGCTCGGGCGGCTGGCACAGCAGGTGCGCGATGCGCGGCTGGCGGAGCTGGAGCCCGCGCGGCTGCGGTTCGTGGACACGGAGACGACCGGGCTGGGGGGCGCCGGGACGATGGTGTTCCTCTGCGGCGTGGCGCGGTTCGAGGGGACGGAGCTGCGGCTGCGGCAGTATTTGCTGCCGGGTCCGGAGTACGAGGGCGGGCTGCTCGGCGGGCTCGGGGAAGAGCTGGAGGAGGCGGGCGGGCTCGTGAGCTACAACGGCAAGGCGTTTGATATCCCGGCGCTGGAGACGCGGTACGTGCTCGCGCGGATGCGGCCGCGGCTGCGCGACCTGCCGCACCTCGACCTGCTCCACCCAAACCGGCGCCTCTTCAAAGGGGCGTTCAGCTCGCACCGGCTGGCGGTGGTGGAGCGGGAGCTCCTGGGGTTCGAGCGGGAGGACGACTGTCCGTCGGCGGAGGTTCCGGAGCGGTACCGGTGGTTCGCGCGCACGGGCGACCCGACGCACATCCTGCCGGTGCTGCGGCATAACGCGTGGGACGTGCTCTCGCTGGTGGCGCTGGCGGCGCATTTGGGGTCATCGTGCGATGACCCGGGCCGGCCGCTGCAGGCGGCGCGGGCGGCAGCGTACGCGGGCGACTGGCTGGAGGCGGCGGCCCGGTACGAGGCGGCCATCGCGCAGGGGCTGCCGCGGGCGGAGCGGCTGGAGGCGCTGGAGCAGGCGGCGCGGGCCTACCAGAAAGCAGGGGCGTGGGAGCAGGCGGCGGCGTGCTGGGAGCGGCTGATTGGGGAACCGCGGTCGCGGCGGGTGGCGCCGTACGTGGAGCTGGCGAAGCTGCGGGAGCGGCGGCTTGGGGACCGCCCCGGGGCGCTGGCGCTGATGGAGGAGGTGGTGGCGCTGGCGGAGCGGGGGCTGGTGCGGCCGGGGAGCGGGGAGTACGGGATGGAGGCGCTGCGCCGGCGGCTGGGGAGGCTGCGGGGAGGAGGGAGCGGGGAGCAGGGATGA
- a CDS encoding PEP/pyruvate-binding domain-containing protein, translating to MTVHLPRLRDADPANRARYGGKGASLAALVRASFDVPDGFIIPVDVAAQLRGAPAGWPADLRRELLARLAALSPDYEPVAVRSSAADEDGAAASFAGQHETVLGVRGGDAFLDAVARCLASAHSESARAYREAAGAAPGAQMAVVVQRMVPAVAAGVAFSIDPVTGNRDHVVVEAVQGLGDALVSGQAEGQRYVIHRGSLAILERPEGPAVLSDAQLAAIVRAALRAEDLFGAPQDIEFAIDDRGALWLLQSRPITTAAATAPKPDGLGGWYNEFDTPTSDADLWTSANVQEILPGLLTPLTITTFNETVPRAYTEDYHELGLLARDENPIFMGCFYNRAFLNMEATRLVASRVLGFREGALEQQYLGGPIEDGWRTPLPRFTTWRRRLLTAPRMLRLMATLDKQADRAERAVFDAERKVRAVDPYALSSAELQRYRERILDFAARISRVHLRVTGVAGAGYDNVLALVRPVLGDEAEGRVPTLFTGLPGVESARISLDLWELSRVAIETGIAGRFREPGFDPRDPALPAPWQQRYTAFIERHGHRGLHEMEVAAKTWRWDPAPVVAMVASYLDIDPDHAPPAVLARQEAERLALTREIDARLGFAQRRIFRWLLPRAQGWVALRERTKSILVRAARLGDWHLAAIQARLLDLGVIREPDDIFFLSHEELSNVLANGLRVDLSARVLARRREYERNRHVILPERFRGRPVPLPPAEAGHAGDVLKGTPVSPGRVTGRARVILDPQVDGPLQPGEILVAPVTDAGWTPLFALAAGLVVDMGSALSHGSTVAREYGLPAVVNVRQGTTRIRTGDLIAIDGIAGTVTILEEPPAA from the coding sequence ATGACCGTCCATCTCCCCCGGCTCCGCGACGCCGACCCCGCCAACCGCGCCCGTTACGGCGGCAAGGGCGCCAGCCTCGCCGCACTCGTTCGCGCCTCCTTCGATGTCCCCGACGGCTTCATCATCCCCGTCGATGTCGCCGCGCAGCTCCGCGGCGCCCCGGCCGGATGGCCCGCCGACCTCCGCCGCGAGCTCCTCGCTCGCCTCGCGGCCCTTTCCCCCGATTACGAGCCCGTCGCCGTCCGCTCCTCTGCCGCCGACGAAGACGGCGCCGCTGCCTCCTTCGCCGGCCAGCACGAGACGGTCCTCGGCGTCCGCGGCGGCGATGCCTTCCTCGATGCCGTCGCCCGCTGCCTCGCGTCCGCCCACTCCGAATCCGCCCGCGCCTACCGCGAAGCCGCCGGCGCCGCCCCTGGAGCGCAGATGGCCGTCGTCGTCCAGCGCATGGTCCCCGCCGTCGCCGCCGGCGTCGCCTTCTCCATCGACCCCGTCACCGGCAACCGCGACCACGTCGTCGTCGAAGCCGTCCAGGGCCTCGGCGACGCCCTCGTCTCCGGCCAGGCCGAGGGCCAGCGGTACGTCATCCACCGGGGCTCCCTCGCCATCCTCGAACGGCCCGAAGGCCCTGCCGTCCTGTCCGATGCCCAGCTCGCCGCCATCGTCCGCGCCGCCCTCCGCGCCGAGGACCTCTTCGGCGCGCCGCAGGACATCGAGTTCGCCATCGACGACCGCGGCGCCCTCTGGCTCCTCCAGTCCCGCCCCATCACCACCGCAGCGGCGACCGCCCCGAAACCCGATGGCCTCGGCGGCTGGTACAACGAATTCGACACCCCCACCTCCGACGCCGACCTCTGGACCAGCGCCAACGTCCAGGAGATCCTCCCCGGCCTCCTGACCCCGCTCACCATCACCACCTTCAACGAGACGGTCCCCCGCGCCTACACCGAGGACTACCACGAACTCGGGCTCCTCGCCCGCGACGAGAACCCCATCTTCATGGGCTGCTTCTACAACCGCGCCTTCCTCAATATGGAGGCGACCCGCCTCGTCGCCTCCCGCGTCCTCGGTTTCCGGGAAGGCGCCCTCGAGCAGCAGTACCTCGGCGGCCCCATCGAAGACGGCTGGCGGACGCCCCTCCCGCGCTTCACCACCTGGCGCCGCCGCCTCCTCACCGCGCCCCGCATGCTCCGCCTCATGGCCACGCTCGACAAACAGGCCGACCGCGCCGAGCGCGCTGTCTTCGATGCTGAACGGAAGGTCCGCGCCGTCGACCCCTACGCCCTCTCCTCTGCCGAACTCCAGCGCTACCGCGAGCGGATTCTCGATTTCGCGGCCCGCATCTCGCGCGTCCATCTCCGCGTCACCGGCGTCGCCGGCGCCGGCTACGACAACGTCCTCGCGCTCGTCCGGCCCGTCCTCGGGGACGAAGCCGAAGGCCGCGTGCCTACCCTCTTCACCGGCCTGCCCGGCGTCGAAAGCGCCCGCATCAGCCTCGACCTCTGGGAGCTCTCCCGCGTCGCCATCGAGACCGGCATCGCCGGCCGCTTCCGCGAACCCGGCTTCGACCCCCGCGACCCCGCCCTTCCTGCCCCCTGGCAGCAGCGCTACACCGCCTTCATCGAGCGCCACGGCCACCGCGGCCTCCACGAAATGGAGGTCGCCGCGAAGACCTGGCGGTGGGACCCGGCCCCGGTCGTCGCGATGGTCGCCTCCTACCTCGATATCGACCCCGACCACGCGCCTCCTGCCGTCCTCGCCCGCCAGGAGGCCGAACGCCTCGCCCTCACCCGCGAAATCGACGCCCGCCTCGGGTTCGCGCAGCGCCGCATCTTTCGCTGGCTCCTGCCCCGCGCCCAGGGGTGGGTCGCCCTCCGCGAGCGCACCAAGTCCATCCTCGTGCGCGCCGCGCGCCTCGGCGATTGGCACCTCGCCGCCATCCAGGCCCGTCTCCTAGACCTCGGCGTCATCCGCGAGCCCGACGACATCTTCTTCCTCTCCCACGAAGAGCTCTCGAATGTCCTCGCAAACGGCCTCCGCGTCGACCTCTCCGCACGCGTCCTCGCCCGCCGCCGCGAGTACGAGCGCAACCGCCACGTCATCCTCCCCGAGCGGTTCCGCGGTCGCCCGGTCCCCCTGCCCCCCGCCGAAGCCGGCCATGCCGGCGATGTCCTGAAGGGCACGCCGGTCAGCCCCGGCCGCGTCACCGGGCGCGCCCGCGTCATCCTCGACCCCCAGGTCGACGGCCCGCTCCAGCCCGGCGAAATCCTCGTCGCGCCCGTCACCGATGCCGGCTGGACGCCGCTCTTCGCGCTTGCCGCCGGCCTCGTCGTCGACATGGGGAGCGCCCTCAGCCACGGCAGCACCGTCGCCCGCGAGTACGGCCTCCCTGCCGTCGTCAACGTCCGCCAGGGCACCACCCGCATCCGCACCGGCGACCTCATCGCCATCGACGGCATCGCCGGCACCGTCACCATCCTCGAAGAGCCGCCTGCCGCCTGA
- a CDS encoding dihydrolipoyl dehydrogenase family protein, translated as MAGIERQYELVVIGNGAAGDNIARTLGRQGRKVALVEKAHLGGECLNDGCVPSKALIEIAREARRHPISWNEALARVHAVQLLVRGNDPGGGFDRDGVDLYWGEARFLAPGRVAVGDDVLIAPDVVVATGTEPGLPPVPGLAEARPLTNRTIFRVAQLPRRLAVIGGGPIGLELGQALHRLGSEVTLFEGLDRVAATEEPEVSLELQRIFEAEGIRVVTGAKLTRAERLADGTVALETADGRFVVDDVLVAAGRKPVIPEGLAELGLARDSRGFIAIEPCGRTSVPGTWAAGDVTGKFQFTHYAAYQAHHIAKHIAEGVCEPIPDAIVPWAIFTDPEIGHAGMTEAQARERGLAVATGMLAARELDWFRTTGQVEGFAKVVVDAETGALLGAHFLCARASTLAGEACLAIQHGLTDRQVAGTIHPYPTAGELFRWACARAVSARQRT; from the coding sequence GTGGCTGGAATTGAGCGGCAGTACGAGCTGGTCGTCATCGGCAACGGTGCGGCGGGCGACAACATCGCCCGCACGCTCGGGCGGCAGGGCAGGAAGGTGGCGCTGGTGGAGAAGGCGCACCTCGGCGGTGAGTGCCTGAACGACGGCTGCGTGCCGAGCAAGGCGCTGATCGAGATTGCGCGGGAGGCGCGCCGCCACCCGATTTCGTGGAACGAGGCGCTGGCGCGGGTGCACGCCGTGCAGCTGCTGGTGCGCGGAAACGACCCGGGCGGCGGCTTCGACCGGGACGGGGTGGACCTGTACTGGGGCGAGGCGCGATTCCTCGCACCGGGCCGGGTGGCGGTCGGCGATGACGTGCTGATTGCGCCGGACGTGGTGGTCGCGACGGGCACGGAGCCGGGGCTGCCGCCGGTACCGGGGCTCGCCGAGGCCCGCCCGCTGACGAACCGGACGATCTTCCGGGTTGCGCAGCTGCCGCGCCGCCTGGCGGTCATCGGCGGGGGGCCGATCGGGCTGGAGCTGGGGCAGGCGCTCCACCGGCTCGGGAGCGAGGTAACGCTGTTCGAGGGGCTTGACCGGGTCGCCGCGACCGAGGAGCCGGAGGTCTCGCTGGAGCTGCAGCGGATCTTCGAGGCGGAGGGCATCCGGGTCGTCACCGGCGCGAAGCTCACGCGGGCGGAGCGGCTCGCGGACGGCACGGTGGCGCTCGAGACGGCCGACGGCCGGTTCGTGGTCGATGACGTGCTGGTCGCGGCGGGCCGGAAGCCGGTGATCCCGGAGGGGCTGGCCGAACTCGGGCTGGCGCGCGACAGCCGGGGGTTCATCGCGATCGAGCCGTGCGGGCGGACGAGCGTGCCGGGAACCTGGGCGGCGGGCGACGTGACGGGAAAGTTCCAGTTCACGCACTACGCGGCGTACCAGGCGCACCACATCGCAAAGCACATCGCCGAGGGCGTGTGCGAACCGATCCCGGACGCGATTGTGCCGTGGGCGATCTTCACCGACCCGGAAATTGGGCACGCAGGGATGACGGAGGCGCAGGCGCGGGAGCGGGGGCTGGCGGTGGCGACGGGGATGCTCGCCGCGCGGGAGCTCGACTGGTTCCGGACGACGGGGCAGGTTGAGGGCTTCGCGAAGGTGGTGGTCGACGCGGAGACGGGCGCGCTGCTCGGGGCGCACTTCCTCTGCGCGCGGGCGAGCACGCTGGCCGGCGAAGCCTGCCTTGCCATCCAGCACGGGCTCACGGACCGGCAGGTGGCCGGGACGATCCACCCCTACCCGACGGCGGGCGAGCTATTCCGGTGGGCCTGCGCGCGGGCGGTCTCGGCGCGGCAGCGAACGTAA
- a CDS encoding DEAD/DEAH box helicase, producing MKLTRLIDTIARPFRRTAGEEGAPSPTIHSLHSQNGHAAEPAAPAVREPAARGASPGARRPSRLASTNGRAAASVPAAERAPSQQAPAPTAPATPAQGEAQAGSAPSRRRRRRRGRGTGAAQAAPGDGRQGRPPALAPISEAFRALGVDATGLEAIAALGFTEPTPIQREAMPRLFAGSDVVGLAQTGTGKTLAFGLPLARTIDPEAREVQAIVLVPTRELAKQVREVMDHLALFYGFTAWALTGGSRVQTDIERLSKGVHVVVGTPGRVIDHIKRGTLSLAKVRFVVLDEADQMLDIGFARDIDYILRHAPKDRQTALFSATMPESIGRLVWRYMRNAERVAVDPEQRTAEGVEQYYCEVAERDKLRALQYLYEMRGLGRTLIFCNTKVGVDRLKAALNAAGVPAQAIHGDLRQSQRDRVMADFRAGRLEFLVATNVAARGLDIPDIEDVVNYDVPQNPEEYIHRIGRTARAGRRGCSYTFVSEWDVPAWDAIVREVGEGAVQYLPVPARWDIEEPVAAGSGEAAGGS from the coding sequence GTGAAACTGACCAGGCTGATCGACACGATTGCGCGCCCTTTCCGGCGGACTGCCGGGGAGGAGGGCGCCCCCTCTCCGACCATCCATTCCCTTCATTCGCAGAACGGCCATGCGGCCGAACCTGCCGCTCCGGCGGTCCGCGAGCCGGCTGCGCGCGGGGCATCGCCAGGGGCGCGGCGCCCGAGCCGGCTGGCGAGCACGAACGGCCGAGCTGCGGCATCCGTCCCGGCGGCAGAGCGTGCACCGTCGCAGCAGGCTCCGGCCCCGACGGCACCTGCGACTCCGGCGCAGGGCGAGGCGCAGGCCGGCAGCGCACCGTCGCGGCGGAGGCGCCGACGGCGCGGGCGCGGCACTGGTGCGGCGCAGGCTGCTCCCGGTGATGGGCGGCAGGGCCGCCCGCCGGCGCTGGCTCCGATTTCGGAGGCGTTCCGCGCGCTGGGCGTCGATGCGACCGGGCTGGAGGCGATTGCGGCGCTGGGCTTTACGGAGCCGACGCCGATCCAGCGCGAGGCGATGCCCCGGCTGTTCGCCGGCAGCGACGTCGTGGGGCTGGCGCAGACGGGGACCGGGAAGACGCTGGCGTTCGGGCTGCCGCTCGCGCGGACCATCGACCCGGAGGCCCGCGAGGTGCAGGCGATTGTGCTCGTGCCGACGCGCGAGCTGGCGAAGCAGGTGCGCGAGGTGATGGACCATCTCGCGCTTTTTTACGGCTTTACGGCCTGGGCGCTGACGGGCGGAAGCCGGGTGCAAACGGACATCGAGCGGCTGTCGAAGGGTGTCCACGTGGTGGTCGGGACCCCGGGGCGGGTGATCGACCACATCAAGCGGGGGACGCTTTCGCTGGCGAAGGTGCGATTCGTGGTGCTGGACGAGGCGGACCAGATGCTCGACATCGGGTTTGCGCGGGATATCGACTACATCCTGCGGCACGCGCCGAAGGACCGGCAGACCGCGCTGTTCAGCGCGACGATGCCGGAGAGCATCGGCCGGCTGGTGTGGCGGTACATGCGGAACGCCGAGCGGGTGGCGGTCGACCCGGAGCAGCGGACGGCGGAAGGGGTCGAGCAGTACTACTGCGAGGTTGCGGAGCGGGACAAGCTGCGGGCGCTGCAGTACCTGTACGAGATGCGCGGGCTCGGGCGGACGCTCATCTTCTGCAATACGAAGGTGGGGGTTGACCGGCTGAAAGCGGCGCTGAACGCGGCCGGGGTGCCGGCCCAGGCGATCCACGGCGACCTGCGGCAGTCGCAGCGGGACCGGGTGATGGCCGATTTCCGGGCGGGCCGGCTGGAGTTCCTGGTGGCGACGAATGTCGCGGCGCGCGGGCTGGACATCCCGGACATTGAGGACGTGGTGAACTACGACGTGCCGCAGAACCCGGAGGAGTACATCCACCGGATCGGGCGGACGGCGCGGGCGGGCCGCCGGGGCTGCTCGTACACGTTCGTCAGCGAGTGGGACGTCCCGGCGTGGGATGCGATCGTGCGCGAAGTGGGCGAGGGCGCGGTGCAGTACCTGCCGGTGCCCGCGCGCTGGGATATTGAGGAGCCCGTCGCGGCCGGGTCGGGCGAGGCGGCCGGGGGCAGCTGA